The following proteins are co-located in the Fusobacteria bacterium ZRK30 genome:
- a CDS encoding arginine deiminase-related protein translates to MNNKVSQITDTILMIKPVRFHYNPETAVNNYYQTPPCGINNTSIQEKALIEFDNFVNTLEHKGIEVLVVEDTLYPPTPDSIFPNNWISFHHDGRIALYPMFAKNRRLERRMDILDILRDKKFKIYDIIDYSKFEEKGIFLEGTGSMILDRPAKKVYCALSPRADLNLLNKFCSDFDYIPILFHAYQWSNKERLPIYHTNVLMAIGEEFAILCSSSIDDISEKNKVISELSSHGKTIIDITEKQVEKFAGNALQVKNSRGDKYLILSKTAKEILSEDQIRSIERTSKILSVDIDTIQKYGGGSVRCMMAEIFLSRSK, encoded by the coding sequence ATGAACAATAAAGTTTCCCAGATTACAGACACTATCTTGATGATCAAACCTGTAAGATTTCACTATAATCCTGAAACTGCGGTCAACAACTACTATCAGACTCCTCCCTGTGGAATAAATAACACCTCAATCCAGGAAAAGGCACTAATAGAATTCGATAACTTTGTAAATACTTTAGAACATAAAGGTATTGAAGTTTTGGTTGTAGAAGACACCTTATACCCTCCTACACCTGACTCCATCTTTCCAAATAACTGGATATCTTTTCATCACGATGGGAGGATAGCTCTCTATCCAATGTTTGCCAAAAATAGAAGACTTGAAAGAAGGATGGATATCCTAGATATATTAAGGGATAAAAAATTTAAGATTTATGATATTATAGACTATTCAAAATTTGAGGAAAAAGGCATCTTTCTTGAGGGAACAGGCAGCATGATCCTAGACAGGCCAGCCAAAAAAGTTTACTGTGCCCTCTCTCCCAGAGCTGACCTTAATCTCTTAAATAAATTTTGCAGTGATTTTGATTATATACCTATTTTATTTCACGCTTATCAATGGTCTAATAAAGAGAGGCTTCCTATCTACCACACCAATGTTTTAATGGCTATAGGGGAGGAATTTGCCATCCTCTGTTCTAGCTCTATCGATGATATAAGTGAAAAAAACAAAGTTATTTCAGAATTGAGCTCCCATGGAAAGACCATTATAGATATCACAGAGAAACAGGTAGAGAAATTTGCCGGAAATGCTCTTCAGGTAAAAAATTCTAGAGGTGATAAATATCTTATCTTATCCAAAACAGCTAAAGAGATCCTGTCTGAAGATCAGATACGATCCATAGAAAGAACTTCCAAGATATTAAGTGTAGATATAGATACAATCCAAAAATATGGAGGTGGAAGTGTCAGGTGTATGATGGCAGAAATTTTTCTTTCCAGATCTAAATAA
- the brnQ gene encoding branched-chain amino acid transport system II carrier protein, producing MKKNNDIFIFGLAIFAMFFGAGNLIFPPEIGIVTGKEWLMSSAGFFLTGICLPVGGLIAFSKAGNTDNFANKVSENFNTIYFSLLILAIGPMLAIPRTAATAYEMGIVPNFGEINPLVASIVYFVIVYILVIKPSRLLNNIGKYMTPIILIILSLVIVKGIFLGFGVPGEKTIIQNSFSYGFFGGYQTMDAIASVIFGSVIVESLKGNGYTDDRVQSSMIVKSGIIAALGLALVYGGLLYLGAMANGNNLNLRKAELVMYLAKNSLGSFGVMAFGICAIVACLTTSIALVATVSNFFAAKSKFSYKTITIVTCVISTILGATGLGFIVDIAVPILIILYPVTIILIILNILKIKNTGVFKVSVTIGLVFSVFEVLAGFNILPILTDTFNSLPMASEGFAWLAPTLIGSVGAALIKNKTMTAVEAD from the coding sequence ATGAAAAAAAATAATGATATATTTATATTTGGATTAGCAATATTTGCTATGTTTTTTGGAGCTGGAAACCTTATTTTCCCACCGGAGATAGGTATCGTCACCGGTAAAGAATGGCTTATGTCTTCAGCAGGATTTTTTCTTACAGGGATTTGTCTTCCTGTGGGCGGACTGATAGCTTTCAGTAAAGCAGGAAACACCGATAATTTTGCCAACAAAGTCTCGGAAAATTTTAACACAATTTACTTTTCGCTGTTAATACTTGCTATAGGTCCTATGCTGGCCATCCCAAGAACAGCAGCCACTGCCTATGAGATGGGAATCGTTCCAAATTTTGGAGAGATCAACCCCTTGGTGGCCTCAATTGTATATTTCGTAATAGTTTATATATTGGTAATAAAGCCTTCTCGGCTGCTTAATAATATCGGGAAATATATGACTCCTATTATCCTTATCATCCTTTCACTGGTTATAGTTAAGGGGATATTCTTAGGTTTTGGAGTTCCTGGAGAAAAAACTATAATTCAAAATTCATTCTCCTATGGTTTCTTTGGAGGATATCAGACAATGGATGCAATAGCTTCTGTTATATTTGGTTCTGTAATTGTCGAAAGCTTAAAGGGAAATGGATATACAGATGATAGGGTACAGAGTTCTATGATCGTCAAATCCGGTATCATAGCAGCCCTTGGGTTAGCATTGGTATATGGAGGACTGTTATATCTAGGTGCCATGGCCAATGGCAACAATTTAAACCTTAGAAAAGCGGAACTTGTTATGTATCTTGCAAAAAATTCTTTAGGATCATTTGGTGTAATGGCTTTTGGAATATGTGCAATAGTAGCGTGCCTTACGACATCTATAGCTCTGGTAGCTACAGTATCTAATTTCTTTGCTGCAAAATCAAAGTTTTCTTACAAAACCATAACTATAGTAACCTGTGTCATCTCAACTATCCTAGGCGCTACTGGTTTAGGCTTCATAGTTGATATAGCTGTCCCAATACTTATAATTCTATATCCGGTAACTATTATACTTATAATTTTAAATATCCTTAAAATAAAAAATACCGGGGTTTTTAAAGTCAGCGTTACCATTGGACTGGTTTTTAGTGTCTTTGAGGTTCTGGCTGGTTTTAATATTTTACCTATATTAACAGATACCTTCAATTCTTTACCCATGGCTTCAGAAGGGTTTGCATGGCTGGCTCCAACATTGATTGGATCGGTTGGTGCAGCTTTAATAAAGAATAAAACTATGACAGCTGTAGAAGCTGATTAA
- a CDS encoding DUF554 domain-containing protein, whose amino-acid sequence MILSGVIVNSVAVGFGSLLGVFFRNKFNKKIIDTVMSGMGLCVLYIGISGSLKGQNILVAIGSIALGGIIGELIDIDNRLRKFGLAVETKFKTNKEKKESLVEGFLNATMVICVGAMAIVGSLQSGLVGNHEILYAKAFIDLFVVLAMSATMGIGVFFSAFLILFYEGAIVLFAGTLSPFLSAVVIDEITCVGSLVIMAIGFNILGVTKIKVANLSLAPFIPIFIYLFI is encoded by the coding sequence ATGATATTAAGTGGTGTAATCGTAAATTCTGTTGCAGTGGGCTTCGGGTCTTTATTGGGAGTTTTTTTCAGAAATAAATTTAATAAAAAAATAATTGATACTGTTATGAGTGGTATGGGGCTCTGTGTATTATATATTGGAATATCAGGTTCCTTGAAAGGGCAGAACATATTGGTAGCAATAGGTTCAATAGCTTTAGGAGGTATTATCGGAGAATTAATCGATATAGATAACAGACTCAGAAAATTCGGACTGGCTGTAGAGACTAAATTTAAGACAAATAAAGAAAAAAAAGAGTCCTTAGTAGAAGGATTTCTAAATGCTACCATGGTAATTTGTGTAGGAGCAATGGCAATCGTGGGTTCACTTCAAAGCGGACTTGTTGGTAACCACGAAATATTATATGCCAAGGCATTTATAGACCTCTTTGTAGTCCTTGCAATGTCAGCAACAATGGGAATAGGTGTATTTTTCTCAGCATTTCTGATCCTATTTTATGAGGGAGCCATAGTTTTATTTGCAGGAACACTTTCACCATTTTTATCAGCAGTTGTTATTGATGAAATAACATGTGTGGGATCACTGGTAATCATGGCCATAGGGTTTAATATCTTAGGGGTAACCAAGATAAAAGTTGCAAATCTCAGTCTTGCTCCATTTATCCCGATATTTATATACTTATTTATCTAG
- the sstT gene encoding serine/threonine transporter SstT, producing MFSKWNQLSLVKRIVIGLIVGIILSIAAPVAAAPVGLLGSLFVGALKAVAPILVFFLVMSAVSQHKPGQKTNMKSVISLYLIGTFLAGVVAVVGSFIFPVTIALGKGVENVSPPSGVSEVLKTLLMNVVDNPINALSNANYIGILVWALLLGVALKHAPASTKTMITDFSNALSQVVRWVIHLAPFGIMGLVFNSIATSGLGSLLAYGKLLGLLLGSMAFMALVVNPTIAFVMMRQNPYPLVFRCLKQSGLTAFFTRSSAANIPVNMELCEELGLDKDMYSVSIPLGATINMAGAAITISVLTLAAVHTLGIQVDFGTALILSILSAVSACGASGVAGGSLLLIPLACSLFGIPNEVAMQVVGVGFVIGVIQDSVETGLNSSTDALFTAVAEFAEWRKAGKKIVINKEVNL from the coding sequence ATGTTTAGTAAATGGAATCAATTAAGTTTAGTAAAAAGAATAGTTATAGGTCTAATCGTTGGTATTATCTTATCAATCGCTGCACCAGTGGCAGCTGCACCAGTTGGATTATTAGGATCATTATTTGTAGGAGCACTAAAAGCAGTAGCACCTATCTTAGTATTTTTCTTAGTAATGTCAGCAGTATCGCAACATAAACCTGGTCAAAAAACAAATATGAAATCAGTTATCAGTCTTTACCTTATCGGAACATTCTTAGCCGGTGTAGTTGCAGTAGTAGGAAGTTTCATATTCCCGGTAACTATCGCTTTAGGAAAAGGAGTAGAAAATGTATCTCCTCCAAGTGGTGTAAGTGAAGTATTAAAAACATTATTAATGAACGTTGTAGACAATCCAATCAATGCATTATCAAATGCTAACTATATCGGAATCTTAGTTTGGGCATTATTATTAGGAGTAGCATTAAAGCATGCACCAGCTTCTACTAAAACAATGATCACAGATTTCTCAAACGCTTTATCTCAAGTTGTTAGATGGGTTATTCACTTAGCACCATTCGGTATCATGGGATTAGTATTCAACTCAATCGCAACTAGTGGATTAGGTTCATTATTAGCTTACGGTAAATTATTAGGATTATTATTAGGATCTATGGCATTTATGGCACTTGTAGTAAATCCAACTATTGCATTTGTTATGATGAGACAAAACCCTTATCCATTAGTATTTAGATGTCTAAAGCAAAGTGGACTTACAGCTTTCTTCACTAGAAGTTCGGCTGCTAACATCCCGGTAAATATGGAATTATGTGAGGAATTAGGATTAGATAAAGACATGTATTCAGTATCTATCCCTTTAGGAGCTACAATAAACATGGCAGGAGCAGCTATTACAATATCTGTATTAACTCTTGCAGCAGTACATACATTAGGTATCCAAGTAGACTTCGGAACTGCTCTTATCTTAAGTATCTTATCAGCTGTCAGTGCTTGTGGAGCATCTGGTGTAGCAGGTGGATCATTACTTCTTATCCCATTAGCTTGTAGCTTATTTGGTATCCCAAATGAAGTAGCAATGCAGGTTGTTGGAGTAGGATTCGTAATCGGAGTAATTCAGGATTCAGTAGAAACTGGTCTTAACTCTTCAACAGACGCATTATTTACAGCTGTAGCTGAATTTGCTGAATGGAGAAAAGCAGGAAAGAAAATTGTTATCAATAAAGAAGTTAATCTATAA
- a CDS encoding GNAT family N-acetyltransferase — translation MEYRELKVNDIHISLFNNFERRQVVTTRLEQIGDEWKEIDFNFVDDWKEDEYTFLIKCLQNTDKTGGLVVGVFLENQLKGFASVESKLFGSKQEYIELSHIYTSNDMRGRGIGKMLFGYVTSWAKEQGAKKLYISSHSAIETQAFYNKLGCVDVIEIDKKHVEEEPYDRQLEFVL, via the coding sequence ATGGAATATAGAGAGTTAAAAGTTAATGATATACACATATCTTTGTTTAATAATTTTGAACGTAGACAAGTAGTTACTACACGTTTGGAGCAGATAGGCGATGAATGGAAGGAAATAGATTTTAACTTTGTAGATGATTGGAAAGAAGACGAATATACTTTTTTAATAAAATGTTTACAGAATACAGATAAAACAGGAGGGTTGGTTGTAGGTGTTTTTTTAGAAAATCAACTAAAAGGTTTTGCTTCTGTGGAATCTAAATTATTCGGAAGTAAGCAAGAGTATATTGAATTGTCTCATATATATACATCTAATGATATGCGTGGTCGCGGCATTGGCAAAATGTTATTTGGATATGTTACATCTTGGGCTAAGGAACAAGGGGCTAAAAAATTATATATATCTTCTCATTCAGCAATTGAAACACAAGCATTTTATAACAAATTAGGTTGTGTTGATGTAATAGAAATAGATAAAAAACATGTTGAAGAAGAACCCTATGATCGTCAATTAGAATTTGTACTGTAA
- a CDS encoding DMT family transporter: MKNTRIYLWVLLTVTLWGTSFAFSKIGIADLSPVHFLFLRVLFSSVIFGLSLMVIPKSKKLISLKDLYHLVILSFIGISGYFIVQYSALKYTTTVNASLLIAISPIFVALYMHFSKNESINKLQGSGILLSFLGVCLIITNGKIDGLFSGTSVIGDGLMIINAAMLAIFTISTKDLLKKYDPFVIIAYMNISALITLIPITFTNNFISKTSLFNVIGGIQGKTYLAALYLALFCTVIGYYGWYRGIKELGASRTSVFNYLNPLVATITSNILFHEGMTTYTFWGSFLAISGLLVNNKFKSNPAKNNSFRQKI; this comes from the coding sequence TTGAAAAACACAAGAATTTATCTTTGGGTTTTATTAACAGTAACACTTTGGGGAACATCCTTTGCATTTAGTAAGATAGGGATAGCTGATCTGAGCCCTGTTCACTTTTTATTTTTAAGGGTACTGTTTTCTAGTGTTATTTTTGGCCTCAGCTTAATGGTCATCCCGAAATCAAAAAAATTAATCTCATTGAAAGATCTCTATCACCTAGTAATCTTAAGCTTTATTGGAATTAGCGGTTATTTTATTGTTCAATATTCAGCTTTAAAATACACCACCACAGTAAATGCATCTTTACTCATAGCTATATCTCCAATTTTTGTAGCACTGTATATGCATTTTTCCAAAAATGAATCTATCAATAAACTGCAAGGTTCTGGAATATTGCTGAGTTTTTTAGGAGTTTGTCTTATCATTACAAATGGTAAAATAGATGGTTTATTTTCTGGAACTTCAGTAATAGGTGACGGTTTAATGATTATAAATGCTGCAATGCTGGCAATATTTACAATCAGCACAAAAGATCTTTTAAAAAAATATGACCCATTTGTTATAATTGCTTATATGAATATTAGTGCACTAATTACTTTAATCCCCATCACTTTTACAAATAACTTTATCTCCAAGACCTCTTTATTTAACGTGATCGGGGGTATCCAAGGTAAAACATATTTAGCAGCCCTATATTTAGCTCTGTTTTGTACAGTGATTGGTTATTATGGATGGTATAGAGGGATTAAGGAATTAGGAGCTTCCCGAACTTCCGTTTTTAATTATCTCAACCCTTTAGTCGCTACCATTACCTCTAATATATTATTTCATGAAGGGATGACAACATATACTTTTTGGGGTTCCTTCTTAGCCATATCTGGACTCCTTGTAAACAATAAATTCAAAAGTAATCCTGCTAAAAATAACTCCTTTCGACAAAAAATATAA
- a CDS encoding manganese efflux pump MntP family protein, with protein MNFTSLFFISIGLAMDAFAVSLTEGISLRKLCVKSILKVALVFGLFQGVMPLLGWAVGGLFYDKIARFDHWVAFGLLAFIGVKMIIDAKEFGKCDIHGNCEKSTNIIVLGIATSIDALAVGFSFSLLPGLDIYYSIAVIGVITFILSSVGVYLGNKVGQLLGAKAEYIGGIILIGMGFNILIQHLTA; from the coding sequence ATGAACTTTACATCACTTTTTTTTATCTCTATAGGATTAGCAATGGATGCATTTGCAGTATCGCTGACTGAGGGAATATCACTGAGAAAACTATGTGTCAAATCGATCCTTAAAGTAGCATTGGTATTTGGGTTATTTCAAGGGGTTATGCCCTTATTAGGCTGGGCAGTAGGAGGATTATTTTATGATAAAATAGCGAGATTTGACCATTGGGTAGCTTTTGGACTCCTTGCTTTTATAGGTGTTAAGATGATAATAGATGCCAAAGAATTTGGGAAATGTGATATTCATGGAAATTGTGAGAAAAGTACTAATATTATAGTTTTAGGAATAGCCACTAGTATTGATGCACTGGCAGTTGGATTTTCATTTTCATTACTACCAGGGTTAGATATCTATTATTCAATAGCTGTAATAGGAGTGATTACTTTTATTTTATCCTCTGTAGGAGTTTATCTGGGAAATAAAGTGGGGCAGCTATTGGGAGCTAAGGCTGAGTACATTGGAGGAATAATCCTTATAGGGATGGGATTTAATATACTAATACAGCATTTGACAGCTTGA
- a CDS encoding MarR family transcriptional regulator: MRTDIVIGIISNIREKSAQFINGELKEREVSGLINSHGTILSAMYDNDGLMTMNGIAKFIGKRKSTVTDMVKKLEKLGYISRQKSERDARVIEVTLTEKGWIFRDTFKEISAELLEKTYDGFTEEEKEVLMGLLLKIRKNFKD, encoded by the coding sequence ATGAGAACAGATATAGTAATTGGTATAATATCAAATATCAGAGAAAAGAGTGCTCAGTTTATAAATGGAGAATTAAAAGAAAGAGAGGTCTCTGGACTTATCAATAGTCATGGGACTATTTTATCTGCAATGTATGATAATGATGGTCTAATGACAATGAACGGGATCGCTAAATTTATAGGGAAGAGAAAATCTACAGTAACTGATATGGTGAAAAAATTAGAAAAATTAGGCTATATAAGTCGTCAAAAGAGTGAAAGAGATGCCAGAGTCATAGAGGTTACCCTTACAGAAAAAGGATGGATTTTTAGAGATACTTTTAAAGAGATCAGTGCAGAACTTTTGGAAAAAACCTATGATGGTTTTACAGAGGAAGAAAAGGAAGTTTTAATGGGGCTGCTTTTAAAAATCAGGAAAAATTTTAAAGACTAA
- a CDS encoding NUDIX hydrolase: MDILDQIKKYEPYNEQEEHDKVGILNYLKQEKNIFSRDNKIAHMTASAWVVNKDRNKVVMIYHNIYNSWSWMGGHADGEEDLFAVAIKEVQEESGLNKIIPISKDIFSLEILTVDGHIKKGEYVSSHLHLNITYLFEADEKEILTIKADENSGVEWFELDESIDKSTEVWFKERIYAKLNKKLNQL, from the coding sequence ATGGATATACTCGATCAAATAAAGAAATATGAGCCATATAATGAACAAGAAGAACATGATAAAGTAGGAATATTAAACTATTTAAAACAAGAAAAGAATATTTTCAGCAGAGACAATAAAATAGCACATATGACGGCATCTGCATGGGTTGTAAATAAAGATAGAAATAAGGTAGTGATGATATATCATAATATCTATAATTCATGGTCTTGGATGGGAGGTCACGCTGATGGAGAAGAAGATCTATTTGCTGTAGCCATAAAGGAAGTTCAGGAGGAGAGTGGTCTCAACAAAATTATACCTATATCAAAAGATATATTTTCCCTTGAAATACTGACAGTTGACGGGCATATAAAAAAAGGAGAATACGTATCTTCCCATCTGCATTTAAATATAACATACTTATTTGAAGCCGATGAAAAAGAAATTTTGACTATAAAAGCAGATGAAAATAGCGGAGTGGAGTGGTTTGAATTAGATGAATCTATAGATAAATCTACAGAAGTATGGTTTAAAGAAAGGATCTATGCAAAACTCAATAAGAAATTAAATCAATTATAA
- the smpB gene encoding SsrA-binding protein SmpB: MALAKNKKAFHEYFIEDRLEAGIELIGSEVKSIKAGQVSIKEAFVRIINGEIFIMGMSVVPWNFGSVYNPEEKRVRKLLIHRKEITKLHEKVSQKGYAIVPISVYQKAGRIKIEIALGKGKTNYDKRDTLAKKDAKRQIDRALKDSYR; this comes from the coding sequence ATGGCATTGGCTAAAAACAAAAAGGCGTTTCATGAATATTTTATAGAAGATAGACTTGAAGCTGGAATAGAATTAATTGGTAGTGAGGTAAAATCTATAAAGGCTGGTCAGGTAAGTATAAAGGAAGCCTTTGTTAGAATAATAAATGGAGAGATCTTCATTATGGGTATGAGTGTAGTTCCCTGGAACTTTGGGAGTGTATACAACCCCGAAGAGAAAAGGGTAAGAAAACTTCTTATTCATAGAAAAGAGATTACAAAACTCCATGAAAAAGTATCTCAAAAAGGATACGCTATAGTACCTATCTCAGTATACCAAAAAGCTGGAAGAATCAAGATAGAGATAGCTTTGGGGAAGGGTAAAACAAACTACGACAAAAGAGATACCCTGGCAAAAAAAGATGCCAAAAGGCAGATTGACAGAGCTCTTAAAGATTCATATAGATAA
- a CDS encoding ABC transporter ATP-binding protein has product MNYIELKNLFFKYRNSTEDILKNINFTANKGEITAIIGESGSGKSTLLRILAGLEVPQKGGLTINERIFIGEETFVPVEKRGIGMVFQDYALFPHLSVEKNILFGMGKVEKKSAKKRADEVLDLVSMKDFIKRYPHELSGGQQQRVALARALAPKPEVILLDEPFSNLDANLQGKIRNELKAILKTTGETAVFVSHDKDDLEIADRVVILYMGEVIQTGAPIEIFENPKNEYVRHILGI; this is encoded by the coding sequence ATGAATTATATAGAATTAAAAAATTTATTTTTTAAATATAGAAACTCTACAGAAGATATTTTAAAAAATATAAATTTTACTGCAAATAAGGGAGAAATTACGGCTATCATAGGTGAGAGTGGAAGTGGAAAATCTACCCTGTTACGTATTTTGGCAGGGTTAGAAGTTCCCCAAAAGGGAGGATTAACCATCAATGAGAGGATTTTTATAGGAGAAGAAACATTTGTTCCAGTGGAAAAAAGAGGAATTGGAATGGTTTTTCAAGATTATGCCCTTTTTCCCCATCTATCTGTGGAAAAAAATATTTTATTTGGAATGGGAAAGGTAGAAAAAAAATCAGCAAAAAAAAGAGCTGACGAGGTATTAGATCTAGTTAGTATGAAAGATTTTATAAAAAGATATCCCCATGAATTAAGTGGAGGTCAGCAGCAGAGAGTGGCATTAGCACGTGCTTTAGCTCCTAAACCAGAAGTTATTCTTTTGGATGAACCATTCTCAAATTTAGATGCTAATCTTCAGGGAAAGATAAGGAATGAGCTGAAAGCGATTTTAAAAACTACTGGAGAAACAGCTGTTTTTGTGAGTCATGATAAGGATGATTTAGAGATAGCAGATAGAGTTGTTATCCTGTATATGGGTGAAGTTATTCAGACAGGAGCTCCTATAGAAATTTTTGAAAACCCTAAAAATGAATATGTAAGGCACATTTTAGGTATATAA
- a CDS encoding flavocytochrome c, giving the protein MKIYKDGSFKGIGIGYAGEIEALVTVVQGRINSIEFLSHNETPVISEPAFNHVPSKIIEKNTIMVPNVKGCSMSSRGIKEAVMNALILSGENKEDLLKEFKDAENLEKIVVSKNKFKPVENFEIVIVGGGGAGLSAAISASNLGAKVVLLEKMAAVGGNTLVSMGGINIPGSDAQKSKKIEDNPELYYNDALVGGDGENNKELFKILSENALDTYNWLKEEVGVEFKKDELIHFGGHTVPRAAIFKGKYAVELISKLRKKAENLGVEIRTGVEAKDIITEDKKVVGIKAITEGKTVEFFGSKGVIFTTGGFSGNIEMRKKYNPELDERYKTTNQSGITGDGHLMCEKLGVDFVHMSYIQTFPIANPLTGALSHVGGSRFDGAILVNRSGKRFVEELERRDVVSQAILSQDGGVGYLVWAQEIEAVANRTTENKGEVDSLKRADLFIEGSMEECSKKLGINLDTLKDTVNTYNSYVENGKDQEFNRRGNLIKIEKGPFYIQTVAPAVHHTMGGIKINSENEVLDIKGNIIKGLYAAGEIVGGIHGTNRLGGNAITDILVFGKRAGEKIMK; this is encoded by the coding sequence ATGAAAATATATAAAGATGGTTCATTTAAAGGTATTGGTATTGGGTATGCAGGAGAGATCGAGGCTTTAGTCACGGTTGTTCAAGGTAGAATTAATAGTATTGAATTTTTATCACATAATGAGACACCGGTAATATCAGAACCAGCTTTTAATCATGTCCCTTCTAAAATAATAGAAAAAAACACTATAATGGTTCCCAATGTAAAGGGATGTTCTATGAGTTCCCGTGGTATAAAGGAAGCTGTTATGAATGCTCTTATCCTTTCTGGAGAAAATAAAGAAGATTTACTAAAGGAATTCAAAGATGCTGAAAATTTAGAGAAGATTGTAGTAAGTAAAAATAAATTCAAACCTGTTGAAAATTTCGAAATAGTTATTGTTGGTGGAGGAGGAGCTGGTCTCAGTGCAGCAATTTCTGCATCAAACTTAGGAGCTAAAGTTGTTCTCCTTGAAAAAATGGCAGCTGTGGGGGGAAATACCCTAGTATCTATGGGTGGAATAAATATTCCTGGAAGTGATGCTCAAAAATCTAAAAAAATAGAAGATAATCCTGAACTTTACTATAATGATGCTCTTGTTGGAGGAGATGGCGAAAACAATAAGGAGTTGTTTAAGATCTTATCTGAAAATGCTTTAGACACATATAACTGGCTCAAAGAAGAGGTAGGAGTGGAGTTTAAAAAAGATGAACTTATTCATTTTGGTGGTCATACCGTTCCAAGGGCAGCAATATTTAAAGGTAAATATGCTGTAGAATTAATCTCTAAGTTAAGAAAAAAAGCTGAAAACCTGGGAGTAGAGATCAGAACAGGAGTAGAAGCCAAGGATATAATAACAGAAGATAAAAAAGTAGTTGGCATCAAAGCTATCACTGAGGGAAAGACTGTTGAATTTTTCGGCAGTAAAGGAGTTATATTTACTACAGGTGGGTTTTCTGGGAATATAGAGATGAGAAAAAAATATAATCCTGAGTTAGATGAAAGATATAAAACAACTAATCAAAGTGGAATAACTGGAGACGGACACCTGATGTGTGAAAAACTGGGAGTAGATTTTGTCCATATGTCATATATACAAACCTTTCCTATTGCTAACCCTTTAACTGGAGCATTATCTCATGTAGGTGGTTCTAGGTTTGATGGTGCAATCCTGGTTAATAGATCAGGAAAAAGATTTGTAGAAGAATTAGAGAGAAGAGATGTAGTCTCTCAAGCTATTTTATCTCAAGATGGCGGGGTAGGATATCTTGTATGGGCACAGGAAATAGAAGCAGTTGCAAATAGAACGACTGAAAATAAAGGAGAGGTAGATAGCTTAAAAAGAGCCGATCTATTTATTGAAGGTAGTATGGAGGAGTGCAGCAAGAAACTTGGTATAAATTTAGACACACTGAAAGATACTGTAAATACCTATAATTCATATGTGGAAAATGGAAAAGATCAAGAATTTAATAGAAGAGGAAATCTTATAAAGATAGAAAAGGGTCCTTTCTATATCCAGACTGTTGCACCGGCAGTTCATCATACTATGGGTGGAATAAAGATAAACAGCGAAAATGAAGTTTTAGATATTAAAGGAAATATAATAAAAGGTCTTTATGCTGCAGGAGAGATTGTAGGCGGTATTCACGGAACAAATAGACTGGGAGGGAATGCAATAACCGACATCTTAGTCTTTGGAAAGAGAGCCGGAGAAAAAATAATGAAATAA
- a CDS encoding cupredoxin domain-containing protein, translating into MKKLIFLFTFIISMLSFATTQKMDYSTYDLSGETISGVRVIEVESFRYSYSPNVIVVNNGEKIRIKFSTQDTEHGFKISEINFDLRAKKGKPAEGDFIAPKPGIYEIICSVYCGSGHKKMAGKLVVR; encoded by the coding sequence ATGAAAAAATTAATATTTTTATTTACTTTTATTATTTCTATGCTTAGTTTCGCCACTACTCAAAAGATGGATTATTCAACCTATGATCTCTCCGGTGAAACAATTTCAGGTGTCAGAGTGATAGAGGTTGAATCTTTTAGATATTCCTATTCTCCCAATGTTATTGTTGTCAATAACGGTGAAAAAATAAGGATAAAATTTTCTACTCAGGACACAGAACATGGATTTAAAATTTCTGAAATAAATTTTGATCTAAGAGCTAAAAAAGGAAAGCCTGCAGAGGGTGATTTCATAGCTCCTAAACCTGGTATTTATGAAATTATATGTTCCGTATACTGTGGTTCAGGACATAAAAAAATGGCTGGAAAACTGGTAGTTAGATAG